From the Thermococcus sp. 18S1 genome, one window contains:
- a CDS encoding M20 family metallopeptidase, with protein MEFDLLKELVSISSPFGKEEEISRFIASFLEEHGFDVELLPVEGFGSNVIAHLPGRSYTVVLNGHMDTVNLSPNWTKNPRGELEGDRFYGLGSADMKAGLAALLSAFVEMAELPRKERPTVIFTAVVDEEGYSRGAWELIRSGKLDRADVVLVAEPTNERLMLGARGRFVVQVEVFGKKAHAARPHEGLNAIEELGRFVGSLWKIRFRNHRKLGVGSYCTLRIEGSADGLSVPDYARAIIDRHIVIGEDWERVSSELLNLAERIKLKGDIRVSKFERPTPDMLPYVVRENDRFVNIFKSAHRTVLGGEPEIIYGRSVGDFNYFGTYLNKPTLVYGPVGGNWHGSDEWVSVESLERVKRVYVEFLKALV; from the coding sequence ATGGAATTTGACCTCCTGAAGGAGCTGGTGTCCATCAGCTCCCCGTTTGGAAAAGAGGAGGAAATCTCCCGGTTCATCGCTTCGTTTCTCGAGGAGCACGGCTTCGACGTGGAGCTCCTTCCCGTTGAGGGCTTTGGGAGCAACGTAATAGCTCATCTTCCCGGAAGGAGCTACACTGTCGTTCTGAACGGTCATATGGACACCGTCAATCTGTCCCCCAACTGGACAAAGAACCCCCGGGGAGAGCTGGAAGGTGACCGCTTCTATGGCCTGGGAAGCGCGGACATGAAGGCGGGCCTTGCGGCGCTTCTGTCCGCGTTCGTCGAGATGGCGGAGCTTCCCCGAAAGGAGAGGCCCACCGTGATATTCACCGCGGTCGTTGATGAAGAGGGCTACTCCAGGGGTGCCTGGGAGCTGATACGAAGCGGGAAGCTGGACAGGGCTGACGTTGTTCTCGTCGCTGAGCCGACGAACGAGAGGCTCATGCTCGGTGCAAGGGGGCGTTTTGTTGTTCAGGTGGAGGTCTTCGGGAAGAAGGCCCACGCGGCGAGGCCGCATGAGGGGCTCAACGCCATAGAGGAGCTGGGGAGGTTCGTTGGCTCACTCTGGAAGATACGCTTCAGGAACCACAGAAAGCTTGGGGTGGGCTCTTACTGCACCCTCCGCATTGAGGGCTCCGCCGACGGCCTGAGCGTCCCGGACTACGCCAGGGCGATAATAGACAGGCACATAGTCATCGGCGAGGACTGGGAGAGGGTCAGCTCCGAGCTTCTCAACCTCGCGGAGAGGATAAAGCTGAAGGGGGACATCAGGGTCTCGAAGTTTGAGAGGCCGACGCCGGATATGCTCCCCTACGTCGTCAGGGAGAACGACCGCTTTGTGAACATCTTCAAGTCCGCCCACAGGACCGTCCTTGGCGGGGAGCCGGAGATAATCTACGGCCGGAGCGTGGGGGACTTCAACTACTTTGGAACTTACCTCAACAAGCCGACGCTGGTTTACGGGCCGGTCGGTGGTAACTGGCACGGGAGCGACGAGTGGGTGAGCGTTGAATCCCTGGAGAGGGTGAAGCGCGTCTACGTTGAATTCCTGAAGGCATTGGTTTAA
- a CDS encoding NADP-dependent malic enzyme → MDPLTFHRNNFIGNGKVEVIPKVPLTGESLSLAYTPGVAEVSRRIRENPEDVFEYTNRGNTIAVVSDGTRVLGLGDIGPLGALPVMEGKALLFKAFGGVDAFPLVLAEKDPEHFIEVVKAVSPSFGGINLEDISSPKCFYVLERLRKELEIPVFHDDQQGTASVVLAALINSLKVVGKKPGEITVALFGAGAAGFATLRLITKAGVSAGNVRVVELVNGEPRILTPDLPLEKLFPYRGGLLEKTNAEGIEGGPEEALKGADVLISFTRPGPGVIKPEWIERMADDAIVFPLANPTPEILPEEAKKAGARIVATGRSDYPNQVNNLLGFPAIFRGALDVRARTITDGMVIAAATAMAETIEPNENEIIPSPFHPDVHPRVARAVAEEAMRENVAGIRVRGEEVEERLRRWREFYEREIAPLNDRRGSYR, encoded by the coding sequence ATGGACCCCCTAACGTTTCACAGGAACAACTTCATAGGGAACGGAAAGGTAGAGGTGATACCCAAGGTTCCCCTCACGGGGGAGAGCCTCAGCCTCGCTTACACGCCGGGTGTGGCGGAGGTCTCGCGAAGGATACGAGAAAATCCCGAGGACGTCTTTGAATACACCAACCGCGGAAACACGATAGCAGTCGTGAGCGATGGAACGCGTGTCCTGGGCCTCGGAGACATAGGGCCCCTTGGGGCGCTCCCTGTCATGGAGGGTAAGGCTTTGCTCTTCAAGGCCTTTGGGGGAGTTGATGCCTTTCCGCTTGTTTTAGCAGAAAAAGACCCCGAGCACTTCATAGAAGTCGTTAAGGCCGTCTCGCCCTCTTTCGGGGGAATCAACCTCGAGGACATCTCTTCCCCGAAATGCTTCTACGTCCTTGAGAGGCTGAGGAAAGAGCTCGAAATTCCCGTCTTCCACGACGACCAGCAGGGAACCGCGAGTGTCGTCTTAGCGGCGCTCATAAATTCGCTGAAGGTGGTCGGAAAGAAGCCCGGCGAAATCACGGTCGCGCTCTTCGGGGCGGGGGCAGCGGGATTCGCCACCCTCAGACTGATCACGAAGGCCGGAGTATCAGCAGGAAACGTCCGCGTTGTCGAGCTTGTGAACGGGGAGCCGAGGATCCTGACACCGGACCTTCCGCTTGAGAAGCTCTTCCCCTACCGCGGCGGGCTTCTTGAAAAGACCAACGCCGAGGGAATTGAGGGCGGCCCGGAGGAGGCGCTGAAGGGTGCGGACGTTCTCATCTCCTTCACGAGGCCCGGACCGGGCGTCATAAAGCCAGAGTGGATTGAGAGAATGGCCGACGACGCGATAGTATTCCCTCTCGCCAATCCGACGCCCGAGATACTCCCCGAGGAGGCCAAAAAGGCCGGCGCAAGGATAGTGGCCACCGGCAGAAGCGACTACCCGAACCAGGTGAACAACCTCCTGGGTTTTCCTGCGATTTTCAGGGGAGCCCTCGACGTGAGGGCCAGAACCATAACGGACGGGATGGTCATCGCCGCCGCAACGGCCATGGCGGAAACCATCGAGCCGAACGAGAACGAGATAATCCCCTCACCGTTCCACCCAGACGTCCACCCGCGGGTCGCGAGGGCGGTTGCAGAGGAAGCGATGCGCGAAAACGTTGCAGGGATACGCGTGCGCGGAGAAGAGGTGGAGGAGAGGCTGAGGCGCTGGAGGGAGTTCTACGAGCGGGAGATAGCGCCCCTCAACGACCGTAGAGGGAGCTACCGTTAG
- a CDS encoding FumA C-terminus/TtdB family hydratase beta subunit — translation MAVRLRTPLTEEDVLNLRAGDVVHLSGTVYTARDSAHRKILELAEKGELPLDLEGAVIYHCGPVVRKGGGGYEVVSAGPTTSARMNRYLEGILSLGVRGIIGKGGMNPAPFKGRAVYFAFTGGAGSLAAKSIKKVRDVLWLDELGTPEAVWVLEVEDFPLLVAIDANGSSLYGR, via the coding sequence TTGGCAGTGAGGCTGAGAACTCCCCTGACGGAGGAGGACGTCCTGAATCTCAGGGCCGGCGACGTGGTTCACCTCTCCGGGACGGTTTACACCGCCAGGGATTCGGCGCACAGGAAAATCCTTGAGCTGGCTGAGAAAGGGGAACTTCCCCTCGACCTTGAGGGCGCGGTGATATACCACTGCGGGCCCGTGGTGAGGAAAGGCGGCGGGGGCTATGAGGTCGTCTCTGCCGGCCCCACGACCAGCGCGAGGATGAACCGCTACCTGGAGGGGATTCTCTCCCTCGGCGTCCGCGGGATAATCGGAAAGGGAGGGATGAATCCGGCGCCCTTTAAAGGCCGGGCCGTTTACTTCGCCTTCACGGGTGGGGCCGGCTCCCTCGCGGCGAAGAGCATAAAGAAAGTCAGGGATGTGCTCTGGCTCGACGAGCTTGGAACGCCGGAGGCGGTGTGGGTTCTCGAAGTCGAGGATTTCCCGCTTCTGGTGGCGATAGACGCTAACGGTAGCTCCCTCTACGGTCGTTGA
- a CDS encoding fumarate hydratase translates to MLVDAIVEAIRLAVTRIPDDVVLALRKAYEFEEDEIARFNLGNILKAVEIGRDGSIPVCQDTGTLTFFVRAGVESPYLRGLEGAIVEAARRATREVPLRPNAVDVLNGKNSGDNTGRFVPVVHWELVEGSEIEMAVLPKGGGSENCSALAMLTPSEGWEGVRRFVLERVRECGGKPCPPVILGIGVGGSADLSLSLAKRALLRRVGERNPDGRIAEIEAELLEEVNSLGIGPMGMGGRTTALDVKIEVAHRHPASFPVGLVVQCWANRRAFLRIKPDGRVEVWQ, encoded by the coding sequence TTGCTTGTCGATGCCATCGTCGAGGCGATAAGACTGGCGGTTACGAGGATTCCTGACGACGTTGTTTTGGCTCTCAGAAAGGCCTACGAGTTTGAGGAGGATGAGATAGCGCGCTTCAACCTCGGAAACATTCTGAAGGCGGTAGAAATCGGGAGGGATGGTTCAATCCCCGTCTGCCAGGACACGGGAACGCTCACGTTCTTCGTGAGAGCGGGGGTTGAGAGTCCTTACCTTCGCGGGCTGGAAGGGGCGATAGTCGAGGCGGCTAGGAGGGCGACGCGGGAGGTTCCGCTCAGGCCCAACGCCGTCGATGTTCTGAACGGAAAAAACTCCGGGGACAACACCGGTCGGTTTGTCCCTGTGGTCCATTGGGAGCTCGTTGAGGGGAGCGAAATCGAGATGGCAGTTCTCCCCAAGGGGGGCGGCAGCGAGAACTGCTCCGCCCTCGCCATGCTGACCCCAAGCGAGGGATGGGAGGGGGTGAGGCGCTTCGTCCTCGAACGGGTCAGGGAATGCGGCGGCAAGCCGTGTCCGCCGGTGATACTGGGGATAGGTGTGGGCGGGAGCGCGGACCTCTCGCTGAGTCTGGCCAAGAGGGCCCTGCTCAGGAGGGTTGGGGAGAGGAATCCCGACGGTAGAATAGCGGAAATCGAGGCTGAGCTCCTGGAGGAGGTCAACTCCCTCGGAATAGGCCCCATGGGCATGGGGGGCAGAACCACCGCGCTGGACGTCAAAATCGAGGTCGCCCACAGGCACCCCGCAAGCTTTCCGGTCGGTTTGGTGGTCCAGTGCTGGGCCAACAGGAGGGCTTTCCTGAGGATAAAGCCGGACGGGAGGGTTGAGGTTTGGCAGTGA
- a CDS encoding hydroxyacid dehydrogenase: MKVLVAAPLHEKAIDVLKNAGFEIVYEEYPDEARLLELVGDVEAIIVRSKPKVTRKVIEAAPKLKVIGRAGVGLDNIDLEAAKERGIKVVNSPGASSRSVAELAVALMFNVARKVAFADRKMREGTWAKKQAMGIELEGKTLGVVGFGRIGYEVARIAHALGMKVLLYDPYPNEERAKEVGGTFASLEDLLRESDVVTLHVPLIDATYHLINEERLKLMKPTAILINAARGAVVDTEALVKALQEGWIAGAGLDVFEEEPLPADHPLTKLDNVVLTPHIGASTVEAQMRAGVQVAEQIVEALKG, encoded by the coding sequence GTGAAGGTTTTGGTTGCGGCGCCGCTGCACGAGAAGGCAATCGATGTTTTGAAGAACGCCGGTTTTGAGATTGTTTATGAGGAGTATCCCGATGAGGCCCGCCTTCTGGAGCTCGTCGGGGACGTTGAGGCTATAATAGTCAGGAGCAAGCCGAAGGTGACCCGGAAGGTCATCGAGGCCGCCCCGAAGCTCAAGGTCATCGGAAGGGCCGGCGTCGGTCTGGACAACATCGACCTTGAGGCCGCCAAGGAGCGCGGAATAAAGGTCGTCAACAGCCCCGGCGCCTCGAGCAGAAGCGTTGCCGAGCTCGCCGTTGCGCTCATGTTCAACGTGGCCAGGAAGGTCGCCTTCGCCGACAGGAAGATGCGCGAGGGAACCTGGGCTAAGAAGCAGGCCATGGGAATCGAGCTTGAGGGCAAGACCCTTGGAGTCGTCGGCTTCGGAAGGATAGGCTACGAGGTCGCCAGGATAGCTCACGCCCTCGGCATGAAAGTCCTGCTCTACGACCCCTACCCGAACGAGGAGAGGGCCAAAGAGGTCGGTGGAACCTTCGCCTCCCTTGAGGACCTCCTCAGGGAGAGCGACGTCGTCACGCTCCACGTTCCGCTCATTGATGCGACCTACCACCTCATAAACGAGGAGCGCCTTAAGCTCATGAAGCCGACGGCGATACTCATAAACGCGGCCAGGGGAGCGGTTGTCGATACCGAGGCCCTCGTCAAGGCCCTCCAGGAAGGCTGGATTGCCGGTGCCGGCCTGGACGTCTTCGAGGAGGAGCCGCTCCCGGCCGACCACCCGCTCACCAAGCTCGACAACGTGGTTCTGACCCCGCACATCGGTGCCTCAACCGTAGAGGCCCAGATGCGCGCTGGAGTCCAGGTCGCGGAGCAGATAGTCGAGGCTCTGAAGGGCTGA
- a CDS encoding TIGR00153 family protein, with protein MPIFGGKESSVFEAIDEHLEVVSESLVAFRELVDAYLNGDFERARAFEREVDQLESKADTLRRGIETMLYEGAFLPANRGDYVRLSELIDQVADAAESAAHTLILAKPKVPKELRAEILRLVESAVETYNVLVQAVNAMNSDVDRAIELAKAVEDAEEIADQVEYDVKGKVFESETVTTYAKLIWNQILTKIGDIADRAEDASDQVMLMAIKRRG; from the coding sequence ATGCCCATATTTGGGGGTAAGGAGAGCAGCGTTTTTGAAGCCATAGATGAGCACCTTGAGGTCGTCAGCGAGTCCCTTGTGGCCTTCAGGGAGCTGGTTGATGCTTACCTCAACGGTGACTTTGAGAGGGCAAGGGCCTTTGAGAGGGAGGTTGACCAGCTGGAGAGCAAGGCCGACACCCTCAGAAGGGGTATAGAGACGATGCTCTACGAGGGAGCCTTTCTGCCCGCCAACAGGGGCGACTACGTGAGACTGAGCGAACTCATCGACCAGGTCGCCGATGCCGCGGAGAGCGCGGCCCACACCCTCATACTGGCCAAGCCTAAGGTTCCGAAGGAGCTGAGGGCCGAAATTCTGAGGCTCGTGGAGTCGGCCGTCGAGACATACAATGTTCTCGTTCAGGCGGTAAATGCCATGAATTCCGACGTTGACAGGGCGATAGAGCTTGCCAAGGCCGTGGAGGATGCTGAGGAGATAGCCGACCAGGTTGAGTACGACGTCAAGGGCAAGGTTTTTGAGAGTGAAACCGTTACGACCTACGCAAAGCTCATCTGGAACCAGATACTGACGAAGATAGGCGACATAGCCGATAGGGCGGAGGATGCATCCGATCAGGTCATGCTCATGGCGATAAAGAGAAGGGGATGA
- a CDS encoding 2-dehydropantoate 2-reductase, which yields MKIYVLGAGSIGSLFGALLSRAGNDVTLIGRENQVRAINENGLHVSGVEEFTVHPRASLTAPDEPPDLLILATKSYSTKTALECARGCIGPDTWILSVQNGLGNEELALKVTGKVIGGVTTNGAMLVEWGHVRWTGRGLTVIGKYPTGTDPFVDRVAEVFRTAGLETSVTEHVIGWKWAKTIVNSVINGLGTVLEVKNGVLKDDPYLEAVSVDLAREGCIVAQNLGVEFEMHPLELLWDTIERTRENYNSTLQDIRRGKRTEVDYIHGKIVEYAHSVGLEAPRNELLWALIKAKENLNKPDGEV from the coding sequence ATGAAGATTTACGTGCTCGGGGCCGGAAGCATAGGCTCGCTTTTTGGTGCGCTCCTCTCGAGGGCGGGCAACGATGTCACCCTGATAGGAAGGGAGAACCAGGTGAGGGCGATAAACGAGAACGGTCTGCACGTTTCGGGGGTTGAGGAGTTCACGGTTCATCCCCGGGCCAGCCTCACCGCCCCGGATGAGCCGCCGGACCTGCTGATTCTGGCCACGAAGTCGTACTCCACGAAGACCGCCCTGGAGTGCGCCAGGGGATGTATAGGGCCGGATACTTGGATACTCAGCGTGCAGAACGGCCTCGGCAACGAGGAGCTTGCCCTTAAGGTGACCGGAAAGGTCATCGGAGGGGTGACCACGAACGGTGCCATGCTCGTTGAGTGGGGCCACGTGCGCTGGACCGGGCGCGGCCTCACGGTTATCGGGAAGTACCCCACTGGGACAGATCCCTTCGTGGATAGGGTGGCCGAAGTTTTCAGAACTGCTGGTCTTGAAACGTCCGTTACGGAGCACGTTATCGGCTGGAAGTGGGCGAAGACCATAGTCAATTCCGTCATCAACGGTCTTGGAACCGTTCTAGAAGTGAAGAACGGTGTGCTGAAGGACGACCCCTATCTCGAAGCGGTGTCCGTGGACCTGGCGCGCGAGGGCTGCATCGTGGCCCAGAACCTGGGTGTGGAATTCGAGATGCATCCCCTGGAGCTGCTCTGGGATACGATAGAGCGGACGCGGGAGAACTACAACTCAACGCTCCAGGATATACGGCGCGGTAAGAGGACGGAGGTGGACTACATCCACGGAAAGATAGTGGAGTACGCCCACTCGGTGGGTCTGGAGGCGCCCAGAAACGAGCTTTTGTGGGCCCTGATCAAGGCCAAGGAAAATCTAAATAAACCGGACGGTGAAGTTTAG
- the otg gene encoding methylated-DNA--protein-cysteine methyltransferase, with amino-acid sequence MLSVEKFRIADREVWIAVLFEDGIQGITFALDGEQFERNIARLTGFLRKRGVDVSIERGRSNYPTLVRDVIVGSVSNAEILPELSFEGVTAFERRVYEWLTKNVKRGSVITYGGLARAIGTSPRAIGGAMRRNPYPIVVPCHRVVAHNGIGYYTPRLDEKVFLLEIEGVEGWTSSKRT; translated from the coding sequence ATGCTGAGCGTTGAGAAGTTTCGGATAGCTGACAGGGAAGTCTGGATAGCCGTGCTTTTTGAGGACGGGATTCAGGGAATAACCTTCGCGCTGGACGGGGAGCAGTTCGAGAGGAACATCGCCCGCCTCACGGGCTTTCTAAGGAAAAGGGGTGTGGACGTCAGTATCGAACGCGGAAGGTCGAACTACCCCACCCTCGTCAGGGACGTCATCGTGGGCAGTGTGAGCAACGCCGAAATTCTGCCGGAGCTCTCCTTTGAGGGCGTAACGGCCTTTGAAAGGAGAGTTTACGAGTGGCTCACGAAAAACGTTAAAAGAGGGAGTGTTATAACGTATGGTGGCCTTGCCAGGGCTATTGGCACGTCACCGCGGGCCATTGGCGGGGCGATGAGGAGGAACCCCTATCCCATCGTTGTTCCCTGTCATCGCGTCGTTGCCCACAACGGCATCGGTTACTACACTCCGCGACTGGACGAAAAGGTATTCCTGCTCGAAATCGAGGGGGTGGAAGGATGGACAAGCTCAAAGCGTACCTGA
- a CDS encoding tetratricopeptide repeat protein, which yields MDKLKAYLIGFLIAILAIAAGIVWYGGWKLLLQVILTLGFLGVTLMLLFFTGLTLYAESWKYGAILAIFTAISGYGLYLSATWRSLNVVAGIIVFFIAIVAFGIWYISEPDLGLADRFRSAENLERAGKYKAAARKYEKAGNYLKAAEMYEKLGWMESAAWAYEKAEKYEKAAEIYEALYDKEKDTYYLKEAHEYWKKAGNMERAAKALERYAEEEPWFWEDVAKLYEELGNEEKAREAWERALEYYQKEAEEEGVFYEDVGNIARRLGKDELAREAYEKFLEYCLKEAEQDPMWWKHVAEAYDYLGEKEKAEEARKRYEEYRAKIMRANEETSKFPGEKEE from the coding sequence ATGGACAAGCTCAAAGCGTACCTGATCGGTTTCCTGATAGCAATCCTGGCAATAGCCGCTGGAATAGTCTGGTACGGCGGCTGGAAGCTGCTGCTCCAGGTGATACTCACCCTCGGCTTCCTCGGCGTCACCCTGATGCTGCTCTTCTTCACCGGACTGACGCTCTACGCCGAGAGCTGGAAGTACGGGGCGATACTCGCGATATTCACCGCTATAAGCGGCTACGGCCTCTACCTGAGCGCCACCTGGCGGAGCCTCAACGTCGTCGCCGGGATAATCGTCTTCTTCATCGCAATAGTTGCCTTTGGAATCTGGTACATCAGCGAGCCCGACCTCGGTCTCGCGGACCGCTTCCGTTCGGCCGAGAACCTGGAGAGGGCGGGCAAGTACAAAGCCGCGGCGAGGAAGTACGAGAAGGCAGGAAACTACCTGAAGGCGGCTGAGATGTACGAGAAGCTCGGCTGGATGGAGAGCGCCGCCTGGGCCTACGAGAAGGCCGAGAAGTACGAGAAGGCGGCGGAGATATACGAGGCCCTCTACGACAAGGAAAAGGACACCTACTACCTGAAGGAGGCCCATGAGTACTGGAAGAAGGCAGGAAACATGGAGAGAGCTGCAAAGGCCCTCGAGCGCTACGCCGAGGAGGAGCCGTGGTTCTGGGAGGACGTGGCAAAGCTCTACGAAGAACTTGGAAACGAGGAGAAGGCCAGGGAGGCATGGGAAAGGGCCCTGGAGTACTACCAGAAGGAGGCCGAGGAAGAGGGCGTCTTTTACGAGGACGTCGGCAACATCGCCAGAAGGCTCGGGAAGGATGAGCTCGCGAGGGAAGCCTACGAGAAGTTCCTCGAGTACTGCCTGAAGGAGGCGGAGCAGGACCCCATGTGGTGGAAGCACGTGGCCGAGGCGTACGACTATCTCGGCGAGAAGGAGAAGGCGGAAGAGGCAAGGAAGAGGTACGAGGAGTACAGGGCAAAGATAATGAGGGCCAACGAGGAGACCTCGAAGTTCCCGGGGGAGAAAGAGGAGTAG
- a CDS encoding nascent polypeptide-associated complex protein yields the protein MMGMNPRQMKKLMRQMGIKMEELEGVEEVIIRMENKEIVLKEPVITIITAQGEKSYQIVPGSEEVRAIVKVSEEDIQLVMEQTGVDYETAKKALEEANGDLAEAILKLTEE from the coding sequence ATGATGGGGATGAACCCGCGGCAGATGAAGAAGCTCATGCGCCAGATGGGCATCAAGATGGAGGAGCTCGAGGGTGTTGAGGAAGTCATAATCAGGATGGAGAACAAGGAGATAGTCCTCAAGGAGCCGGTCATCACGATAATAACCGCGCAGGGAGAGAAGAGCTATCAGATCGTCCCGGGAAGTGAGGAGGTCAGGGCCATCGTGAAGGTATCTGAAGAGGACATCCAGCTCGTCATGGAGCAGACCGGCGTCGATTACGAGACTGCAAAGAAGGCCCTGGAAGAGGCAAACGGTGACCTCGCGGAGGCTATACTGAAACTGACCGAGGAATGA
- a CDS encoding carboxymuconolactone decarboxylase family protein, producing the protein MDYDDVNVKLGEIEELLDRLGKQHPKEISAFSRFLRETLDNKALTTREKELIALALGISAGCEWCIYLHTQKALAAGAKPEELIEAGLVAVLMAGGPALMHLIPLMKAIETFQKEKGEE; encoded by the coding sequence ATGGATTACGACGATGTTAACGTCAAACTTGGGGAGATAGAGGAGCTCCTCGACAGGCTGGGTAAGCAGCACCCGAAGGAGATATCCGCCTTTTCAAGGTTCCTTCGGGAGACCCTCGACAACAAGGCGCTGACGACGCGCGAGAAGGAGCTCATAGCCCTCGCCCTCGGCATATCCGCGGGCTGCGAGTGGTGCATCTACCTCCACACCCAGAAGGCCCTCGCCGCCGGTGCAAAGCCGGAAGAGCTCATCGAGGCCGGTCTCGTTGCGGTTCTCATGGCCGGCGGCCCTGCCCTGATGCACCTCATACCCCTCATGAAGGCCATAGAGACCTTCCAGAAGGAGAAGGGGGAGGAGTGA
- the hflX gene encoding GTPase HflX, translated as MRAIGVIRKSRRDRVSREEFEELLRSAGYEVVAILEQNREEHPKYNIGKGKLEELKELVRELEPDKVVFANKLSPSQAYNLWKELRVEVIDRWQLVLEIFEKRAHSKEAKLQVELASLQYEVPLVKEAIRRIKLGDRAGFKGMGEYQTQQYLKHIRYRMGRIRRELERVKADREVKRKRREEVGFILIALAGYTNAGKSTLLNALAGEDIEARNQMFTTLDTTTRRFKLGGKRVLVTDTVGFIDGLPPFIVEAFHSTLEEIVKADIILLVLDASEPWGEIRRKFLASLGVLRELKTLDRPMVVALNKMDLTSWEDVHDKAERVREIAEERGINLRRVVSISAKLGELEELYSALEDAVLTLPKYGAFEITVGEPEKVPQVMALINAIGEVLNVEYGEETRIEAYIQTGMIKELTRLGVGIRRLNQPHKGEGFEDGQ; from the coding sequence ATGAGGGCGATAGGCGTAATAAGAAAATCCAGGCGAGACAGGGTCAGCCGCGAGGAGTTCGAAGAGCTTTTGAGAAGCGCCGGCTATGAGGTAGTGGCGATACTCGAGCAGAACAGGGAGGAGCACCCGAAGTACAACATCGGAAAGGGGAAGCTGGAGGAGCTCAAGGAGCTGGTTAGGGAGCTGGAGCCGGACAAGGTCGTGTTCGCCAACAAACTCAGCCCAAGCCAGGCGTACAACCTCTGGAAGGAGCTCCGCGTTGAAGTAATCGACCGCTGGCAGCTCGTTCTCGAAATCTTCGAGAAACGCGCCCACTCAAAGGAGGCCAAACTCCAGGTGGAGCTGGCGAGCCTCCAGTACGAGGTTCCGCTCGTGAAGGAGGCGATTAGGAGAATCAAGCTTGGCGACAGGGCAGGTTTCAAGGGAATGGGTGAGTACCAGACCCAGCAGTACCTCAAGCACATCCGCTACCGAATGGGCCGGATAAGGCGGGAGCTGGAGAGGGTCAAAGCCGATAGAGAGGTGAAGCGGAAGCGCCGCGAGGAGGTCGGCTTCATACTCATCGCCCTCGCCGGCTACACCAACGCAGGGAAATCGACCCTTCTCAACGCCCTCGCCGGGGAAGATATAGAGGCGAGGAACCAGATGTTCACCACCCTGGACACGACGACGAGGCGCTTCAAGCTCGGCGGGAAGAGGGTCCTCGTGACAGATACAGTTGGCTTCATCGACGGCCTGCCGCCGTTCATAGTCGAGGCCTTCCACTCAACTCTCGAGGAGATAGTGAAGGCGGACATAATCCTGCTCGTCCTGGATGCGAGCGAGCCCTGGGGGGAGATAAGAAGAAAATTCCTGGCGTCCCTGGGCGTCCTGAGAGAATTAAAAACCCTGGACAGGCCTATGGTGGTTGCACTCAACAAGATGGACCTGACCAGCTGGGAAGACGTCCACGATAAGGCGGAGAGGGTTAGGGAGATAGCGGAGGAGAGGGGCATTAACCTCCGCCGCGTGGTGTCGATCTCGGCAAAGCTGGGAGAGCTCGAGGAGCTTTACAGTGCACTTGAGGACGCCGTGCTGACCCTGCCGAAGTACGGGGCCTTTGAGATAACGGTTGGGGAACCGGAGAAGGTGCCGCAGGTCATGGCCCTGATAAACGCCATCGGCGAGGTTCTAAACGTGGAATACGGCGAGGAGACCAGGATAGAGGCCTACATACAGACGGGGATGATAAAGGAGCTAACGAGGCTCGGCGTGGGGATACGGCGGTTAAACCAGCCCCACAAGGGAGAAGGCTTTGAAGATGGCCAGTGA